The DNA region ctccgtacgtaagacagaatggcaaaagggtagccgggggctttcacctacgtccgatgggagtgtgagctcctggcaacgaacgggtaagccttgctggccgcagaatggaaaaggtgaggttgtctggccgggaggctttcgtcggcatccgatgggagctcaaactcctggcatcgaagagagaagccttgccggccataggatagaaaaaaggtaaggttatctggccgggaggctatggccggcatccggtgttaatctggctttttaatcgggtaagcttcgctggtggtcggatggaaagtccaagattgcttaagcggggaAGCATCTGACAGGATTTTAATACTCACGGGCCTGGTTTCACAAATGGGGTTATGCTTAAGCCAGGACTATGCCtaagttaaattaagatatttaagcaacttttacaGAAATGCCTTAGAGGAAAATtttacaggtgtgcatcttgacacagaacaatgacactggcatattttaagatgtgtcggagcaagatattttcagttgagacagctcaaacatgtattttagtctgggactagcttaagccttgtctgtgaaaccatggGACGATGTCATACGactaagctttgctgatagttgaacggagaaggcaaaggttggctcaaacGGGAGCACTCTGGCAgtgcctgacagggagttcgatactaaggaggatttggttgtctacgagggtagacgctgtgaggcttacttgaataattgtttagcaaatccaataagctgcttccgataatgagtccgaaaaatcttggtgcagtcattgtattcgaaattaagcgtgcaaaaataaattggatttcctgtgccagtgtacccaaAATAGGTGCCGAATTGTACGAATTGTCgtattgtcagcacatgagatcgatggtacatatcgacgatgtaatcgtgcatgggtggagtaagagaaagatactttatacttgtctgagcttactatttgccattttaaccatgcaggtgcacgaaaaagcctatggaatcaccgataatcgaaaaaaaaaaatatatatatatatatatttttcggacgtactgataaactggcaataaatataaaatactatatttaaaactgctagttcatgtagtcggcactacgGTCATCTCGCTTGtgccgggtttttttttttttttttttttttttaactatagtagattccatttaaagtccaacgatttaaccctaatatggacgtaaacaaatgccttaaatataaggtattcaaaaaccggtaagttcatatatttgaagtgagttcggttgaaatgatgccttggtcatacgcgctccagaccacatgcctcatgatgggaccgacgcgccgcccctgagaccagaatgagatgcattctaatgtaactgtggcattaaactccgttagtgagagctcctttaaaatatggcacgtatcggatttacctgttaaagtacgatggaataccttatatctgcaaacgatgcatgtctatttgtggatggagacttctttgccacctgtAGGCTCACGTCGTCCTTTGAGAGCAtgggcgagcgtgaagtgcagtgctgagatgggataacggagcggtttgatagccgaattatggtaggccgcctaataattataataaaaaacgttgattggagaatgggcctaatatcatcttggctattgtcgatacatgatgctgtcaccgcaacctaggatgcatggcatacctataagctgaattttttttttttttgcgtgtgaacagacgctgctgtggcagtggggagatacgggaaaggctcctgcgggagcagacactgctgcggcagtgaggaggtataggaaaggctcctgcgggagcagacgctgctgcggcagtggggagatacgggaaaggctcctgcgggagcagacactgctgcggcagtgaggaggtacaggaaaggctcctgtgggagcagacactactgcggcagtggggaggtataggaaaggctcctgcgggagcagacactgctgcggcagtgaggatgtataggaaaggctcctgcgggagcagacactgctgcggcagtggggagatacgggaaaggctcctgcgagagcagacactgctgcggcagtgatgaggtataggaaaggctcctgcgggagcagacactgctgcggcagtgatgaggtataggaaaggctcctgcgggagcagccactgctgcggcagtgaggaggtacgtgcaaggctacttgcttcggctgctgtagatgttggctgtgggaagagtaaaaaagggttagtaacatttgatggggcaagctaaaaatgaatgggtagcctactgtgtcaccagctcagcaattggttgcctgatttgacaattcctcaagccttgtccacgttattaggttcctgttggaaaagcatctttcctctcgtttggcctccgggctctttagacggtctcccgagcggatttggaacgctgttttcacgttgtagtatggaccaAAATAAAgaagtttctgctcatgattctttctgactagatccatgatcaacgtTTGTCCATgagctaacacttcgacgtttaccgttcaggaataggaatcgttttcctggcataattactgaataactaattactgaaatgatgttttatcgaaatattggtcaattggctttcaattgatgcagggtttatccagatcaagtaagagagtgatgtttaacgtgctgtgaaaatgaatgataataaactggggcggttggcgatgcttgcaagcgaatgggttaatggcagttatgtgctattcgcttccaagtggtttctaaagatgtttagttgccagtttgtttgtttttttttgttttttttgtattacggtccttaaagtcccagtgaaacggaagttgcaaacgacttttctccagtgttgtgacgtatttccgagagaaacggaataataaatgaggaaagtagtgggcgtggcttattttccaactagcacctgattggatttagataagtaggtgtttaattcaaaaaatggaggcagatctaaatgcaagtttacaatcggttgttgaggattactcgccacctcaatcaccgcaatttagttttcagcaggaaaaggaggaagatgagaacaggaacacaaggaggatcatttacaaaaatgcacctccttgccatctctcctttcacgcgctgtcaatgctcgccgcacacaggcagcctgtctactgtcagtgtcagtttgaggggcgtggttacatattaagcagacaccaaattcctcaagcctacgtcataggtgaaggtcctccaatgcagaggggaggggcattttcagattttgattaaagattatgaaggcaaactttttttgtgtggattggctcgcatggatgaattgttcagcacaaaacgatcaaatttaggcaaacaaagtaaatatagtcaattttgatttcatgtggactttaaaaggcggcagttattttactcacacttgctatcctgcgttgaaacactatggcggatgcgttttagatgaattttgagtgatcacaccggtgaatggtgaaataggtccctaaattatttagaagttaaaatgtaaaattaaattaagcatttagcagagactcttttatccagagacttacgagcggttttttttttttttttttttttttccctctttccttcatggaacttaagtctgtatcatttccgtgaggtttaaacgtgcgtgGTAAGGCGAATGTtatgcctttgcttcgtggttaaaagtggcatcatgattccgacggaacgtttgtatctgtagtccaaatctatgcgcaatccacactccggatcagcaggtggcggtaatgcacctttacgctggtttgccaaaaccgcagaagaagacggaactgcgtcatgacgtcgtttaacaaactttagccgcgaacctgcttttagatgctaCACTTGGATGCtaactgccgtaaaaatccaatgaagaaaaaggagaacctgtttttagcgtcttcgcctgaaaatgtattgtttaacgttgcgcggtctgcgccgctagaggaagcggcctcaaactgccactcggccggaacgccgggggcacgatcgttgtgtcgagcaaggcgagcttggagcttgcacggtctattggccacgacgtgtggcttggcgatgagagcagctgtcacgatgacgcttaatgctgctcaacggccgtgtttggtgGGTAcaaatgatctcgggtccggcaaaagcagcaggtcttataaatctcctgtgtagctctcttcgttggaacgaaaattgggtctgtggtaaggtgacagatgaagcgaaccagcatgctgataaaccgtcaatggatagaggtaagtcagcgatatttatactatgggattgattacttgattatggtccacctgtgttgattaggctaagtatctgacgcgctcctcccgaatcttattaataaaattacatttattttgcttaatttgtacttaagtacaagtaaaagtacagctttaaaaatatattacaaaaaacagGGTACCCCCAGGATCCTCCAAATGAAATTCAaggctttttaagacctttttaataccattttaaatgaaattcaatGCCAACTTCGTACCCATTCTGACAGAAGTATGAGGGGGAAATGTCAAATGTTAAATTTTGAACCCTAGAAAATAATTATGTACAAGTAGGCTacttgaattaaataaaacattttatttaaattatcagTTATATTTAATACATACGCAACAGCGTAACACATTtgatttgtaataaacaaatagaTTTGAACTTGGTGTTGAACACTTTCAGCCTTCGCAGCTCTGCTGCCTTGGTTGCAATTCTTTCGCCCAGGCTCTCAAGTTCTGTCAACTTCTGCTTGTAGCTTCTTCTCAACGCGTTTGACTTGGCAATTAGCTCTGCCATTTTGCTGCCTTGTTTGCCCTCAGCCTCCTCTGCCATCTTGTCTGCATCCCTCCTCAGATGCTCCGCAACTTCCTGGATGGTCTGTCTTGTCTTTTTTAGCTGCTCCAACTCCTCTTCAATCATTATTCTTCTTTGACTATGTGCTTGAGAATCTTTTTTCTTTCGTTCACTTTCAAGATGCATCCTGTACCTCACCCTTGCTGATGTGACTGAAGACAGGAGCTCTGGTGTGAGGGGCACCTTGGTAACACCCCCATGCATGGACACGTAATCGCACACAACTCTTTGTGCAATGACAGTGTCCTCTTGGATATTACAAGTTTCTACTTGTTTATTGATAGAGAAGCCCCTCTCCACCGTAGCCTGCCCATGGGAGAGGAGCAGAGGGTTTCTGATGAAAGCCCAGAGCTGTGGGTAGGGCTGACTTATGTAAGGATGGAGAAACACATCCAGCCTCTTCTCGAGGGGCTTGAAAGACAGGAACTTCTCATTCCTCACCTCCAGGGACAACAATTGTGAAAATTGCTGAATGATCAGATCACCTAAAGAAAGAGTGAAAGAAAAAGCACTCACATCAAATGTACACGTGTTTCTTTTGTAAATTGTATGCCTAACGTCAGGACTTAATCTTATGTACCTGTAGCAACCCCGTCTAACTGCTTGTCTTGAAGAAACCTTTTGACTAGACACTTCATCTGGCCCTGACACAATTCTGGATTTGAATACATCACAGCTGGGTTAAGACAAGTCATTTGCCTTACAGTTGGGAATTTCAAAGGGCTCTTCTCTTGAATCTTCTTCACAATTTTGGACAGACCCTCCATGCATTCCTTTCTGAACTGGAGGACAGAAAGCTCCTCAGTGGATCTACTCTGCTGCTGACGTTCCTAAGAATGAATGGGGACTAAATTAAGTAAATAGCTTCCTCTCCCTCCTCTTTCCTTCTATCCAGTGAGGGGCTGAGTAGACGGTTCTAACAACAGGGACACCAGGAGCAGTCTGGTCACACATTATGTATTTCCTAAATACCTTTATTCCAGCCTCAGCTCCAATGCCAATATCAACAGCTCTTAGATGAACCCTGGACTATATGTCACTAACATCAAGCCGGACCAAATGCTGAGGTGTGGCATCATTGAGAAGTTCTTGTTTGATGAATCGCCTCCGCAAACTCtatgaaaagacaaaaatatacatatttgagaataaaaaatattttacaatgcaaAATAAGCACTCTGACTTTACAATGTTTCTTTTCTTCAGTATTATTAAATGAGCCTAATTTATCTGACTattcaaaatatttgcattttcaatTCATTCAGTCTTAGCTGTAGTCTTAGCGTAACTGTGAACGAGAGGAGATTTTAAAATCACTATGACAATAAAATGAGAAGATTCACCTCACCTTCAGCAGTTCAGCCAAGTCATTACCAATGAAAGGCAGCACAGGCTCGTCAGTCTGGTATCTGGTGAGGAAAGGtgttacacttcgacacactgcCATGAAAAAGTGAAGCTTTGCCAGAATGAGGGTCTTTGGTTGCCGCCGCAATGGTATCATAGGAGGACGTCCCAGGGTCAGGAAGCTTTTTGGTGCTAACAGCCTCAACATACTTCATCATGTCTGGCCAGATGACAAGGGCCCTCTCTGCCACAGGGAGGTTCTCGACCCAGCGATGACCACAAAAAGGCAAAACGAAGATTTTGGACTTTGTGAGATTACAGAAATCCTCCCTTCTTGCTAGCACATTGTGAAAAATTGTATGCAGAGCTCTTAGGAACTTCTTCATATGCCAGTCGGTGAATCCACATTTGACAGCATTATGGAGAGTATGCAGGCCACAACTCCCCACCACTGCCAGCTGAGCACCCCCAAAATGCTCTGCATCTCAAAAAAACGCCAATTAACATTGGGTCCATCCATAGACACAGAGACCATTTTCCTCAAGTCAAGGTCACATACACACTCCTAAAAGACATGAAAAGCAAATTTTAAACAAAGacattatatagcctacataataGCTAGTGTGATGGAAGTTGTGGCCTCAAGGTTAAAGGGTTCTGTCTGAGTGGTGAGATACAGGTTCAGACATGCAAACTCACAACTGGTGAAAATGGTGACATGTTTACGAAGTAATTTGTTGTAGGGGGGTCTGGGGAATTATCCCCCATGAGacaatttttatgatttaaacatgTAAATGAAGCATTCTGGTGCATtctgacaagaaaacattttgctTCAAGACATTTccttcaagtaaaaaaataaacaataaaaccaataattaaaacaatttgatAGCATAATAATTAAGTTGGGGCCTATCAGGTACAGTACATAACAAGAAAAAAATCTCTCACTGTAAACTAAACCATAAGGAACCCCAGATGGTACATCATTCTAATATTAAaggttaaaaattatttatttgtaagctACTTCCATTTAAATCACACATAAGgaagtttttataataatgttacaatacatttttaatgacatatgtttctactttttaaataatgtctgtcataaataaattgaatttattttgaaGCAATATTCTCATCAGACTTTACATACTTAAATCTGCATAATTGTGATTTTTACACCAGGGcgttatttacttttataaggACAGTTTTTAAACCTTACTTTAAATATGCACTCTCTTTCctgtcaaattcttacatttgatCAAATTCCGTTTTAATAATAAGGCTGCCGTTATCAATCAAATTAAGTCATTTACACTGCAAAATTGCaactgtaataaataattttatgagatagatgtttaaacaaataatataaaaaaacaatgatgcCTTTAAACAATAAAccaataggtggcagcaagtGACCGTCTTAATAAATGAATCATTGTAAGTGACTACATATTAGCTAGGCTACTTGTTTATTAAACTATACATTCAATGTAACATTTGCAATCGTGATATTATAGAACAGCTCACTTGGTCGTGTTATGTTACTTCACTAtatcatatattatttataaataaaacatttttaaaattcagAATAAAAACTTACTTTGAAATGTTTGAGCAGGTCCACCGCCGTTGCATGACCCATGAACTGCGAGCCGAAGTATTGTGACTGAACGTGGTCATCCACCCAGTAGCGAATATGAAGGTCCAACTGCTTACTTTTCGTCATCTTATTGAGACTCTCGTCAAACATGATCACAAACCCGTTGGACATATTGACATGGTCAGTCAGTTCTTTCGTTATAAAGGGAGCTAATCCGAATTTAGTAATATATGCTGTTTTGTTGCTTCCACACGAGAATGTATCTGCAACCTCGGAGTCAGGaaacatgattttaaaaatcTCTAACGTTTTCATTTGAAGTGTAAGAGTGGTGCTCAGAGACTGTTTCAAGGACCCACATCACCTCTGCTCGCAGTGTTGGTGTTGAGCCACAGTACGATAGAATCCTCCTTGGAGTGGCTGTAATTCGTTACTTCCCACCactgaatgtcacattttattattaggtctttcgacacatacatgttttaccaaataaaaaggacagcacttttagagttcatcccagtatttgatgtgagcataagtattggaacagttcaATTCAAGGcagactaaatattatataatatttagttgcagatcccttgcatgcaatcagagcagtgagtcaatagacatcaccagacttcttggtcttatgctttgaaatgcttttccccagcctttaatgcagctgTTAcagtatggaggtaaatcagtagctaaacttgagaggttgaagatctgaatgtgagaacttgtcatattaatatttgtatttgtaagttaaaatttacactcacagctctgatgtgaagagttgaatctttcaatttgcacacacagacaatgatcaaaacactcgtgttttgaattggaagttgtagattaatagttacaaatgtgtagaattacattcacacaaagaaagtgacatatacacatgtttacgacatatttacttttgcactttacttcagtttcgctgcacaacgtcaagtcggcacttacaacctctcagatctggaagtacaagttcaaatcctagagctctgacttttgctactctttttgcggtattctgttgcaaaactcccttgtgcacttgtatatgcagatgtgagagagcagagctgggggcggggctttggtgcgaatgagaacattttattggtcgatgcccgaccaatgaacaacgccaattgttttcactgaatatccttagctttgacaggattttaagacactgcattcattttgccattcaggtattatctagtagacaaattctttgtgtgaatgtcattctacacatttgtgactattaatctacaacttccaattcaaaacacgggtgttttgatcattgtctgtgtgtgcaaattgaaagattcaactcttcagtataacatcttcaaaatcaaggccactaacaagttcatgtccaatagctaaaatagaaagtgcagagccgtgtctgtgacacaatttctctctagaagacaagataaacataaatactacaaaacctggcaaaacgcacaattttagtcctaaataatgaggaagtgcatgtttgaatttgaaatgccttcatttggcaaacacatcttacaatggcttttttctggactttgactgtgcaaactggtgtataacatcttccaaatcaaggccactaacaagttcatgtccaatagctaaaatagaaagataaaaataaatacttcaaaacctggcaaaacacacaattttaatcctaaataattagggagtgcatgtttgctttcaattggcatcttgaagaaaagtcctggctagctgagttgtcctcgtcgttgacggaagctgacttaacagaactgtcggcaacattaacaggagtgaagaaatgacctattttaggtatatacttaaaattttctgcgtttctgatgtccttttccttttttaatttccgcttcgcgctcccacttagcttctccatgtcagatttttatctgttgtagcaacgcctgacgtaacccgctcggcgtaacatttgacacacctcatgcggactgaccaatgaggagagggtcttaacttgaggccctctcttcattggtcattccgcatgagactgactctcaaccgctctcaactcacgttcaaagtcataggcagcgcagcgtctctctgtgcagcgcaaaagcccgtgttgacagtttgtttaatataaagcgggagattaccagatacagtattttgctcgtgcccttgcttccctgggccctttagaggtcttgggcccctgggcaattgcccagttgcccttatggttaatccggccctgatcagagccatgagtgtaaattttaacttacaaatacaaatattaatatgacaagttctcacattcagatcttcaacctctcgagttttgctactgatttacctttatattaCAGGCCCTGTGCAGAAGGCCGTGTTGGCAAATTAGAAAGTCCCCGTAAAAAGGAAAAACTGAGGAGACAGGAGCAAACGTGTCTGTGTCGCACATAATCCCCAGCAATTGCGTACATTGTTATTCAATAACGCTTTAAGTATAATTCTTTCTATTCTCATTGATACACAAATATCATTCTTTTTTTCATCAAAACAATGCACAGTTTATCTTTCCATTTTTCcaacacataaaaaaacacacatttgagcTTTTCACTTTGCTCCGTTAAATCTACTCAGAAAAGTTACAGTATCAGATGAGCATGAAGTCATCACACATGTAAGGCCTAAGAACTTCTATGAACCATACACATTTAACATTCTAGTTACTGATCTTATAATCAGATCTGCCAtcatgttacatttacattacttttTCCTTCTATATTGACAGGAAATAGAATTGCATTACATTCATTTGCACTGATATATCTGTTTGAAACAGTGTCTGTAGAAGTGCATTGATATTTATGTCACACGTAAACTCTGATTAACCAAACACAAatataacattaattaaaaaaaataatgaaaatcatAACCTGGTAACTGGAGCCTGTATGgatcaaattaaatgcatttgaCGAACACATCACAAGAGTCCATTTCACAGCGTCCACAGAATGGTGGATGATCTACGCATATTCAATATCTTCAAAAACCGTAAAATGTATAAACCTTATATTCGCAACATTACCATACACATAGGGATTAAATAACTAGTGTGGATGTTGTTTTGTTATTGTGAAAGTCATACctgtaaaaacaggaaaaaattgAGGCTACAGGAGCAAACGTGTCTGTGTGCACACCAGCAAGTGTGAGCGCG from Carassius carassius chromosome 1, fCarCar2.1, whole genome shotgun sequence includes:
- the LOC132130603 gene encoding uncharacterized protein LOC132130603; translated protein: MEGLSKIVKKIQEKSPLKFPTVRQMTCLNPAVMYSNPELCQGQMKCLVKRFLQDKQLDGVATGDLIIQQFSQLLSLEVRNEKFLSFKPLEKRLDVFLHPYISQPYPQLWAFIRNPLLLSHGQATVERGFSINKQVETCNIQEDTVIAQRVVCDYVSMHGGVTKVPLTPELLSSVTSARVRYRMHLESERKKKDSQAHSQRRIMIEEELEQLKKTRQTIQEVAEHLRRDADKMAEEAEGKQGSKMAELIAKSNALRRSYKQKLTELESLGERIATKAAELRRLKVFNTKFKSICLLQIKCVTLLRMY